One genomic region from Spirulina subsalsa PCC 9445 encodes:
- a CDS encoding ABC transporter ATP-binding protein: MDSTLIKTQISTNEGAESLDVELRQLFKVFDGEPAVNGVNLQVRQGEFFSILGPSGCGKTTLLRMIAGFETPSAGEVLIQSQLMNRIPPYRRPVNTVFQSYALFNHLTVAENIAFGLKIRKVPRTEREEQVKVALAGVQMEKFAQRYPNQLSGGQRQRVALARALVNRPAVVLLDEPLGALDLKLRKEMQVELSRLHRELGLTFVMVTHDQEEALSLSDRIAVVRAGQIEQVGTPNEIYQCPQTAFVADFIGDTNLFVGDRAQVTPDRVTLITRQGLPMFIPPLSSSAVPVQSLSPVQVSIRPEKIQLSLEPQSHWQNCYEGRLKYVMYLGTRQQYGVELVQTGETVIVMQPGDSVLALEPDSEVFMGWSAGDCVVLER; the protein is encoded by the coding sequence ATGGATTCTACTCTAATCAAAACACAAATTTCGACAAATGAGGGCGCGGAATCCCTCGATGTTGAATTACGGCAGTTGTTCAAGGTGTTTGACGGGGAACCCGCCGTCAATGGGGTCAACCTCCAAGTTCGTCAGGGGGAGTTTTTTAGTATTCTCGGCCCTTCGGGTTGTGGTAAAACTACCCTGTTACGCATGATTGCAGGCTTTGAGACTCCCTCGGCCGGGGAGGTCTTGATTCAATCTCAACTCATGAATCGCATCCCGCCCTATCGTCGTCCGGTGAATACGGTGTTCCAAAGTTACGCTTTATTTAATCACCTCACCGTTGCAGAAAATATTGCCTTTGGTTTAAAAATCAGAAAAGTTCCTCGGACTGAACGGGAAGAACAAGTTAAGGTGGCTTTAGCGGGAGTCCAGATGGAAAAATTTGCCCAACGCTATCCGAATCAACTCTCCGGGGGACAACGGCAGCGCGTGGCCTTAGCCCGGGCCTTGGTCAATCGTCCGGCCGTGGTGTTATTAGATGAACCCCTTGGGGCCTTAGACCTTAAATTGCGTAAGGAGATGCAGGTGGAACTGTCTCGACTCCATCGGGAATTAGGGTTAACCTTTGTCATGGTGACTCATGATCAGGAGGAGGCGTTATCGTTATCGGATCGAATTGCTGTAGTCCGGGCGGGTCAAATTGAACAGGTCGGAACTCCTAATGAGATTTATCAATGTCCCCAGACGGCTTTTGTGGCGGACTTTATTGGGGATACCAATTTGTTTGTGGGCGATCGCGCCCAAGTCACCCCAGACCGCGTTACCCTGATTACACGCCAAGGACTGCCCATGTTCATTCCTCCTCTTAGTAGTAGTGCGGTGCCAGTACAGTCTCTTTCTCCAGTTCAGGTTAGTATTCGACCGGAAAAAATTCAGTTAAGTCTTGAACCCCAATCCCATTGGCAGAATTGTTATGAGGGGCGCTTAAAGTATGTCATGTATTTAGGAACTCGCCAACAGTACGGGGTAGAGTTAGTACAAACCGGGGAAACCGTAATCGTAATGCAGCCGGGGGATAGTGTTTTGGCGTTAGAACCCGATAGTGAAGTGTTTATGGGGTGGTCAGCTGGGGATTGTGTCGTGCTGGAGCGTTAG
- the bchM gene encoding magnesium protoporphyrin IX methyltransferase — translation MTALDNKTLNDKTIVKDYFNSTGFDRWRRIYGDGEVNKVQLDIRVGHQQTIDKVLGWLQDDGNLEGLTICDAGCGVGSLSIPLAEAGAKVYGSDISEKMVTEAQERAQETLKDTSGLTLETKDLESISGQYHTVICLDVLIHYPTDEAAQMIKHLASLAQSRLILSFAPKTLCLTLLKRIGEFFPGPSKTTRAYQHKEADIVKILQENGFTLKREEMTSTRFYYSRLLEAVRSIDN, via the coding sequence ATGACGGCTCTGGATAATAAAACTCTCAATGATAAAACTATTGTTAAAGACTATTTTAACTCTACAGGTTTCGACCGATGGCGGCGGATTTATGGCGATGGGGAGGTAAATAAGGTTCAACTCGATATCCGCGTTGGCCATCAACAGACGATTGATAAGGTCTTAGGCTGGCTTCAGGATGATGGCAATTTGGAAGGGTTGACGATTTGTGATGCGGGCTGTGGGGTGGGGAGTTTAAGTATTCCTCTGGCGGAAGCGGGGGCTAAGGTCTATGGGAGTGATATCTCTGAGAAAATGGTCACAGAAGCCCAAGAACGCGCCCAAGAGACGTTAAAGGATACGAGTGGTCTAACCTTGGAAACCAAGGATTTGGAGTCGATTAGCGGGCAATATCATACGGTGATTTGTCTGGATGTGTTAATCCACTACCCGACAGATGAGGCCGCGCAAATGATTAAACATCTGGCTTCTTTGGCACAATCCCGTTTGATTTTGAGTTTTGCGCCGAAAACCCTCTGTTTGACACTCTTAAAGCGGATTGGGGAGTTTTTCCCGGGGCCGAGTAAGACGACGCGGGCTTATCAACACAAGGAGGCGGATATTGTGAAGATTCTGCAAGAGAATGGTTTCACGCTCAAACGGGAGGAGATGACTAGCACTCGGTTCTATTATTCCCGTTTGCTCGAAGCGGTGCGGTCAATTGATAATTAG
- a CDS encoding serine hydrolase, with protein MPFFYRHPHIETLGQQILDATWSRFPNITGQQIAFTWLVYDPPVIVNTGAAIAYEEFWQYPVRGFSYRGTERYYPAHLAQLFYLVAIEEWLSKEMLSTSPELERAIRDMAIHSSHDATSLVIDVLSGTTSGPELSPGPFETWKQQRNIVNRYFQSLGWEELAEINLNQKTWSHGPYGRERCYMGEMMDNRNMLTANAIARLLHSIVGGVAVSSDRAQTMMQMLQRQPDLPLTQTGTENGIQGFLGQGIPPQSHLWSKGGWNAQVRHDAAYIEVSDLQPYLLVVLTEGIDEQDKAAILPFLSQEVLAAMTQIH; from the coding sequence TGGTCTAGATTTCCCAACATCACCGGGCAACAAATCGCCTTCACCTGGTTAGTGTATGACCCCCCAGTGATTGTTAATACAGGGGCAGCTATTGCCTACGAGGAGTTTTGGCAGTATCCTGTTCGGGGCTTTAGTTATCGAGGCACAGAACGTTACTATCCCGCCCACTTAGCTCAATTGTTTTATCTGGTGGCCATTGAGGAATGGTTAAGTAAGGAAATGTTAAGCACCTCACCGGAACTAGAGCGAGCCATTCGTGATATGGCTATTCATTCTAGCCATGATGCCACCAGTTTAGTGATTGATGTATTGAGCGGAACCACCAGTGGGCCGGAATTATCGCCGGGGCCTTTTGAAACTTGGAAACAACAACGAAATATTGTTAACCGTTATTTTCAATCATTAGGCTGGGAAGAACTCGCTGAGATTAACTTAAATCAAAAAACTTGGAGTCATGGCCCCTACGGTCGAGAACGGTGTTATATGGGGGAAATGATGGACAATCGCAATATGTTAACCGCCAATGCGATCGCCCGCCTTCTCCATAGTATTGTAGGAGGGGTGGCCGTGAGTAGCGATCGCGCTCAAACCATGATGCAAATGCTTCAACGTCAACCTGACCTACCCCTCACCCAAACAGGCACAGAAAACGGCATTCAAGGCTTCCTCGGCCAAGGAATCCCCCCTCAGAGTCATTTATGGTCAAAAGGAGGCTGGAACGCCCAAGTCCGCCATGATGCTGCTTATATCGAAGTGTCAGACCTTCAGCCCTATCTCCTAGTCGTTCTCACCGAAGGCATCGACGAGCAAGACAAAGCCGCCATTCTCCCCTTCCTCTCTCAAGAAGTTCTAGCGGCCATGACTCAGATTCATTAG